In Bordetella holmesii ATCC 51541, the following proteins share a genomic window:
- a CDS encoding FMN-dependent dehydrogenase family protein, which yields MKSVLSLDDFEEAARRRLPRPIFGYIAGAAETNLSRDDNRQAFSELGFVPRVLRQVAGRDQSVELFGQPYAAPFGIAPMGISALSAYRGDIVLARAAHQAGIAAIMSATSLIRLEEVAAAAPGTWFQAYLPGDVERIDALVDRVAAAGFRQLVLTVDIPVSANRENNVRTGFSTPLKPSLRLAWEGIRHPRWTVGVFLRTLARHGMPHFENSFATRGAPIMSASVLRDFSARDHLNWEHVARIRARWQGQLIIKGIMHPADAALAREHGADGIIVSNHGGRQLDGAVSPLRVLPQVARAAGDMVVMMDSGIRRGTDVLKALALGAHFVFVGRPFNYAAAVGAQAGVEHAIGLLRDEVDRDMAMLGIVSPTEMSTDLLAVRAAPGLLTPTGNG from the coding sequence TTGAAGTCTGTTCTTTCGCTGGATGACTTCGAAGAGGCTGCGCGCCGCCGCTTGCCACGGCCGATATTTGGTTATATTGCCGGCGCAGCCGAGACCAATCTCTCGCGCGATGATAATCGCCAAGCCTTTTCTGAATTGGGTTTCGTGCCTCGGGTGCTGCGGCAGGTCGCCGGCCGCGACCAGAGCGTCGAACTGTTCGGGCAGCCCTACGCTGCGCCTTTCGGGATCGCGCCCATGGGAATCAGTGCCCTGTCGGCCTATCGCGGTGACATCGTGCTGGCGCGAGCCGCCCACCAGGCAGGCATCGCCGCCATCATGAGCGCCACGTCACTCATACGCCTTGAAGAGGTAGCGGCGGCCGCGCCTGGCACGTGGTTTCAGGCCTATCTGCCGGGCGACGTCGAGCGTATCGATGCCCTAGTCGATCGCGTGGCGGCGGCCGGCTTTCGGCAATTGGTGTTAACCGTAGATATTCCGGTATCGGCTAATCGCGAAAACAATGTGCGCACCGGCTTTTCGACCCCGCTCAAACCCAGCTTGAGGCTGGCATGGGAAGGGATCAGGCATCCGCGCTGGACGGTGGGCGTCTTTCTGCGCACCCTGGCGCGACATGGCATGCCGCACTTCGAAAACTCTTTCGCCACCCGTGGCGCGCCCATCATGTCAGCCAGTGTGCTGCGCGACTTCAGCGCACGCGACCACCTCAACTGGGAACACGTTGCCCGGATCCGGGCCCGATGGCAGGGGCAGCTGATCATCAAAGGAATCATGCATCCCGCCGACGCTGCCCTGGCGCGCGAGCATGGTGCAGATGGCATCATCGTCTCCAACCACGGAGGCCGCCAGCTTGACGGGGCCGTCTCGCCACTGCGCGTGCTGCCCCAAGTGGCCCGCGCGGCCGGCGACATGGTCGTCATGATGGACAGCGGCATTCGCCGGGGCACCGATGTCCTCAAAGCCCTCGCGTTAGGCGCGCACTTCGTTTTTGTCGGCCGGCCCTTCAACTATGCTGCGGCGGTCGGCGCACAGGCTGGCGTCGAGCACGCCATCGGGCTGCTGCGCGATGAGGTCGACCGCGATATGGCCATGCTGGGCATCGTCTCGCCCACTGAAATGAGCACCGACCTTCTCGCGGTGCGTGCGGCACCAGGGCTGCTCACTCCCACGGGAAACGGATAA
- a CDS encoding aldehyde dehydrogenase family protein, with amino-acid sequence MEYAGQSNLKRVWLECGGKSPHIVFDDCPDLPRAAEVAALAIFSNQGEVCIAGSRLYVQAGIYDRFMSLLAGYACRLQPGDPLNPDTPMGAIVDERQMQGILARIDAGCAEGATLRQGGRQVRHDTGGYYIEPTIVECTDQANSLVREEVFGPVLAVQRFTDEDEAIRLANDSAYGLGAGLWTAALSRAHRLSRRLRAGLVWVNCYADGDISVPFGGVKQSGFGRDKSLHALDKYTDLKTTWISLR; translated from the coding sequence ATGGAGTATGCAGGACAGTCCAACCTCAAGCGCGTCTGGTTGGAGTGTGGAGGCAAGTCGCCTCACATCGTCTTTGACGATTGCCCGGATCTGCCGCGCGCTGCCGAAGTCGCCGCATTGGCCATTTTCTCCAACCAGGGAGAAGTCTGCATTGCCGGCTCGCGCCTTTATGTGCAGGCCGGCATCTATGACCGTTTCATGAGTCTGCTGGCAGGCTATGCTTGCCGCCTGCAACCAGGCGACCCCTTGAACCCGGACACTCCCATGGGCGCAATCGTGGATGAACGCCAGATGCAGGGCATCCTGGCACGCATCGACGCCGGATGCGCTGAGGGCGCAACGCTGCGGCAGGGCGGCAGGCAGGTGCGGCACGATACGGGCGGCTATTACATCGAGCCTACGATCGTCGAGTGCACCGATCAGGCCAACTCCCTGGTGCGCGAAGAAGTATTCGGTCCGGTGCTCGCTGTACAGCGGTTCACGGATGAAGATGAAGCCATTCGGCTGGCGAACGACTCCGCCTATGGCCTGGGCGCAGGGCTTTGGACGGCTGCGTTGTCGCGCGCCCACCGCCTGTCGCGGCGCCTGCGAGCCGGCCTAGTCTGGGTGAACTGTTACGCGGATGGCGACATTTCCGTCCCATTTGGCGGCGTTAAACAGTCAGGCTTTGGCCGCGACAAATCGCTGCATGCGCTGGATAAATACACAGATCTGAAAACCACCTGGATCAGCCTGCGCTGA
- a CDS encoding peptidase M20/M25/M40 family protein yields the protein MNTSISVNGNRLWQSLMELAQIGATPKGGNCRLALTALDGQGRDLVTGWMREAGLGIRVDQVGNIFARRPGLDDTLAPIMTGSHIDTQPTGGKFDGCYGVLAGLEVMRTLNDHAVQTRAPLEVAI from the coding sequence ATGAACACCTCTATCTCTGTCAACGGCAATCGCCTTTGGCAATCGCTCATGGAACTGGCCCAGATCGGCGCCACGCCCAAGGGCGGCAATTGCCGCCTGGCGCTCACGGCACTGGATGGCCAGGGGCGTGATCTGGTCACCGGTTGGATGCGCGAGGCCGGACTCGGCATCCGTGTCGACCAGGTTGGAAACATCTTTGCGCGCCGCCCCGGTCTGGACGACACGCTGGCCCCGATCATGACCGGCAGCCACATCGACACGCAACCGACGGGCGGAAAATTCGACGGCTGCTATGGCGTGTTGGCCGGCCTGGAAGTCATGCGGACGCTCAACGACCACGCCGTGCAGACGCGGGCACCGCTAGAGGTGGCCATCTGA
- the psd gene encoding phosphatidylserine decarboxylase, with protein sequence MSIKDQIFLASQYLAPHHLVSRAMGVLADSRAPEIKNAMISRFVRRYQVDMSQALIEDPRAYASFNEFFTRALKPDARPLDDDPHTIVSPADGAISQLGPIQAGRIFQAKGHSFGLSALLGGDDQRAAPFEGGDFATIYLSPKDYHRVHMPVTGTLREMIHIPGRLFSVNPLTASHVPELFARNERVACIFDTEHGPMALVLVGAMIVASIETVWAGLVTPHKRQVRSMRYDALGREPITLTRGAEMGRFKLGSTVVVLFGPRRIRWLDTPSVRGPIRMGETLALPARDSADVIAI encoded by the coding sequence ATGTCGATCAAAGACCAGATTTTCCTCGCCAGCCAGTATCTCGCGCCTCATCATCTCGTGTCGCGCGCCATGGGCGTGCTGGCCGACAGCCGCGCACCCGAAATCAAGAACGCCATGATTTCGCGTTTCGTGCGGCGCTATCAGGTCGACATGAGTCAAGCCCTGATCGAGGATCCGCGCGCCTACGCCAGCTTCAATGAGTTTTTCACCCGCGCCTTGAAGCCGGACGCCCGTCCGCTCGATGATGACCCACACACTATCGTCTCGCCCGCGGACGGTGCCATCAGTCAGCTGGGTCCGATCCAGGCGGGGCGGATTTTTCAGGCGAAGGGGCATAGCTTCGGCCTGTCGGCCTTGCTGGGTGGTGACGACCAGCGCGCCGCTCCTTTCGAGGGCGGAGATTTCGCCACCATTTACCTCTCGCCCAAGGACTATCATCGCGTCCACATGCCGGTAACGGGCACCTTGCGCGAAATGATCCACATACCCGGCAGGCTGTTTTCGGTCAACCCGCTCACTGCCAGTCATGTGCCGGAGTTGTTTGCCCGCAATGAGCGCGTCGCGTGCATTTTCGATACCGAGCACGGCCCCATGGCGCTGGTCCTCGTCGGTGCCATGATCGTGGCTTCCATCGAAACCGTCTGGGCCGGGTTGGTCACACCCCACAAACGGCAAGTACGCAGCATGCGTTACGACGCCTTGGGCCGTGAACCCATCACATTGACCCGAGGTGCGGAGATGGGCCGTTTCAAATTGGGGTCTACCGTCGTCGTGCTCTTTGGCCCGCGTCGTATCCGTTGGTTGGACACCCCCTCGGTAAGAGGGCCGATACGCATGGGCGAAACCCTGGCGTTGCCCGCCCGTGACAGTGCCGACGTTATTGCCATTTGA
- a CDS encoding TRAP transporter, DctM subunit, translated as MSTGALFLMGVFTLTVLIDMPIAFGLVLACLAYLTVYDAAPMMVAAQQYVAGLDSFTLLAIPLFILAAQLMNGAGLTQRIVRLCAAIVGDIKGGLAVVAVLACLMFGALSGSGVADVVAIGSLLLPAMARSGYDKGFSCALVGSAGATSTIIPPSIVLIIYGTITDTSVGKLFVAGIIPGLLLGLSLIGVAIWQSRKHNWAGGQPFSWDELRAALVDAIPALMVPVLIIGGIRFGIFTATEAASSAIIYALLIGFFWYRPLTVKSLWESLKSTGEGSASILLIIGASGLFAWVLIAEQVPQALSQLLVDWTDSRVAVLLVLTVVLLALGTFMEAIPVIIIVAPVVMPVLAHYNIDPVHFGILLSINMAIGANTPPVGVDLMAACKIGGINMMQTLRPLSWMMLAMTAVMLLLTFVPELVLFLPRHMQ; from the coding sequence GGCGTTTTCACGTTGACCGTGCTGATCGACATGCCGATCGCCTTCGGTCTGGTGCTCGCCTGCCTGGCCTATCTGACCGTCTACGATGCCGCGCCCATGATGGTCGCGGCCCAACAGTATGTCGCAGGTCTGGACAGCTTCACGCTGCTGGCCATTCCGCTTTTCATCCTGGCGGCGCAATTAATGAACGGCGCGGGACTGACCCAGCGCATCGTGCGCTTGTGCGCTGCCATTGTCGGGGACATCAAAGGAGGCCTGGCCGTGGTGGCGGTGCTGGCCTGCCTGATGTTCGGTGCGCTGTCGGGATCGGGCGTGGCCGACGTGGTTGCCATCGGCAGCCTGCTGCTGCCGGCCATGGCCCGCAGCGGCTACGACAAGGGCTTCAGTTGCGCGCTGGTCGGCAGTGCCGGCGCCACGTCCACCATCATTCCGCCCAGCATCGTGCTCATCATCTACGGCACGATTACCGACACCTCCGTCGGCAAGCTCTTTGTCGCCGGCATCATCCCCGGCCTGTTGCTGGGACTATCGCTGATCGGCGTGGCCATCTGGCAATCGCGCAAGCACAATTGGGCCGGCGGGCAACCGTTTAGCTGGGATGAACTGCGCGCGGCCCTGGTCGATGCCATCCCGGCACTGATGGTGCCCGTGCTCATCATTGGCGGTATCCGGTTCGGAATCTTCACCGCCACCGAAGCGGCCTCCAGCGCCATCATCTATGCCTTGCTTATCGGTTTTTTCTGGTACCGCCCTCTGACGGTGAAGTCATTGTGGGAGAGCCTGAAATCCACCGGAGAAGGCAGCGCCTCGATTCTGCTCATCATCGGCGCATCGGGCCTGTTCGCCTGGGTGCTGATTGCCGAGCAAGTGCCGCAGGCCCTGTCTCAACTGTTGGTCGATTGGACGGACAGCCGGGTCGCCGTACTGCTGGTGCTCACTGTCGTCCTGCTGGCGCTTGGCACCTTCATGGAAGCCATTCCCGTCATCATCATTGTTGCTCCGGTCGTCATGCCGGTGCTTGCGCACTACAACATCGACCCCGTGCATTTCGGCATCCTGCTGTCCATCAACATGGCCATCGGTGCCAACACGCCTCCAGTAGGCGTGGACCTGATGGCCGCCTGCAAGATCGGAGGCATCAACATGATGCAGACCTTGCGGCCGCTGTCGTGGATGATGCTCGCCATGACGGCCGTCATGTTGTTGCTGACGTTCGTTCCCGAACTGGTTCTATTCTTGCCTAGGCATATGCAATGA
- a CDS encoding amidase, hydantoinase/carbamoylase family protein, which produces MMMGSGVFAGKFSLETALSARDAGGTSVAQELRAIGYAGDDPVGGRPVGAYFEAHIEQGPILEHESKTVGVVTGSLGVRWYDVTITGMEMHAGPTPMAIRKDALYAASFLVQAVVELARANAPHGRGTVGEIHAHPGSRNVIPGQVRMTVDLRHQDEATLANMDRQWLARAAQVAREHAVEIDVRQVQYFPPTPFDPELVGWIREAAQQRDLPAMDIVTGAGHDAVYMASVTPTAMIFVPCKDGISHNEIEDAKPADLEAGANVLLDAMLARANTQP; this is translated from the coding sequence GTGATGATGGGTTCGGGCGTGTTCGCGGGCAAGTTTTCCCTGGAGACGGCGCTGTCTGCACGCGATGCCGGCGGCACGTCCGTTGCGCAAGAGCTGCGTGCCATTGGATATGCCGGCGACGACCCTGTTGGCGGGCGGCCGGTGGGCGCGTACTTCGAAGCACATATCGAACAGGGACCCATCCTCGAACATGAGAGCAAGACCGTCGGCGTGGTCACCGGGTCTTTGGGGGTGCGCTGGTATGACGTCACGATAACCGGCATGGAAATGCACGCCGGTCCGACGCCTATGGCTATACGGAAAGATGCCCTGTATGCCGCCAGCTTTCTCGTGCAGGCGGTGGTCGAGCTCGCACGGGCCAACGCCCCGCATGGCCGAGGAACGGTCGGAGAGATCCATGCCCATCCTGGCTCGCGCAACGTCATCCCCGGGCAGGTACGCATGACCGTGGATCTGCGTCATCAGGACGAGGCGACGCTGGCCAACATGGACAGGCAGTGGCTTGCTCGCGCGGCTCAAGTGGCCCGCGAGCACGCGGTGGAAATCGATGTACGGCAGGTGCAGTACTTCCCTCCTACGCCCTTCGATCCCGAACTGGTCGGCTGGATACGCGAGGCGGCCCAGCAACGCGATCTGCCGGCGATGGACATCGTTACAGGCGCCGGGCACGATGCCGTGTACATGGCCAGTGTCACACCTACCGCCATGATTTTCGTGCCGTGCAAAGACGGCATCAGCCATAACGAGATCGAAGACGCCAAACCTGCTGATCTGGAGGCCGGCGCCAACGTGCTGCTCGACGCCATGCTGGCGCGTGCCAATACGCAGCCCTGA
- a CDS encoding thiamine pyrophosphate enzyme, C-terminal TPP binding domain protein codes for MFVPGLDVRAQMSGLECGADALVADLEEFTRPQDRPQARLRLVTLMQECRDRQVVAAVRINKLDADGLADLDGVMAGAPDAIFLPHAESPEQIAELDAAISAREQALGLPLGRTEIVPTLESALGLVRAYAIMTASARVSACLLAAEDLSASLGAERGPDGQELHAVRARFLVDCTAAGCLPIDCPFNFRDAASLHADLRWARRLGLKSKCATFAEQVQHIHEVFTPQPLEIAQAQECVTQRDADLAAGVPSTIDPPSTTRRDACLRVTPNSNNGLKRLKEYRHESDTGRTQRGSDPDAAVAHSWCAAYFHDPWRELPPLHRRAQRAQRRHRAHRLPPGKRRGLHGRGLRQADGRTRHLLRDAGPGATNASIGVHTAFQDSTPMILFVGQVGNDFYEREAFQEIDYRRMFGQMAKWVAQIDRTDRIPEFIARAYAVATSGRPGPVVLALPEDTLWGRAAVADMPRYQRSHSHPGAGDLARMTALLDAAERPFLLLGGSGWTSTAMAQIADFAQRFELPVGTAWRRLECFDQNHANAAGHVGWGMTPALRERLLQADLILAVGTRMGEATTEGYTAIESPLPKQKLIHVYPDATELGRVFAPTQAIVADVASFAQAASQLHPGHPRSRAHLVTQARQEYLDSTLPLPSPGPMSLDEAAVSVGTRIPTDACITVGAGNYALYPHRYRRYCGPGTSLAPTVGSMGYGLPAAISAKLERPDRTVVCYAGDGCFQMNMQELGVALQYRLGIVVLVFNNGMWGTIRAHQERDFPARTVALTFQNPDFTQVIRGYGGYGEAVERSEDFAQAFDRALAFADREHLPALLEIRYDPDGIAPGQTLSAIRQTALARQQ; via the coding sequence ATGTTTGTGCCGGGACTCGACGTCCGGGCGCAGATGTCGGGCCTGGAGTGCGGCGCCGACGCCCTGGTGGCCGATCTGGAAGAGTTCACGCGGCCCCAGGACCGGCCGCAAGCCCGCCTGCGCCTCGTCACACTGATGCAAGAGTGCCGCGATCGACAGGTGGTGGCCGCCGTGCGCATCAACAAGCTCGATGCCGATGGCCTGGCCGATCTGGATGGGGTGATGGCTGGCGCTCCCGATGCCATCTTTCTGCCCCATGCCGAGAGCCCCGAGCAAATTGCCGAGCTCGACGCCGCCATTTCCGCTCGCGAGCAGGCGCTGGGCCTACCTTTAGGACGCACGGAGATCGTCCCGACCCTGGAATCCGCGCTAGGTCTGGTGCGCGCTTACGCCATCATGACGGCAAGCGCGCGCGTATCGGCCTGCCTGCTGGCGGCCGAAGACCTCAGCGCCAGCCTCGGCGCCGAGCGTGGTCCCGACGGGCAGGAGCTGCATGCCGTACGTGCGCGCTTTCTGGTTGATTGCACCGCGGCGGGGTGTCTGCCGATCGACTGCCCTTTCAACTTCCGCGATGCGGCCAGCCTGCACGCGGATCTGCGCTGGGCGCGCCGCCTCGGGCTGAAGTCAAAATGCGCCACCTTTGCCGAGCAAGTTCAGCATATCCACGAGGTTTTCACGCCCCAACCCCTGGAGATTGCCCAGGCGCAAGAATGCGTGACTCAGCGCGACGCTGACCTGGCGGCCGGTGTGCCCAGCACCATTGATCCCCCGTCTACAACACGGCGCGACGCCTGCTTGCGCGTCACGCCGAATTCGAACAATGGGCTAAAGCGGCTCAAGGAGTACCGACATGAATCAGACACTGGCCGAACGCAACGGGGGTCAGATCCTGATGCAGCAGTTGCGCATTCATGGTGCGCGGCGTATTTTCATGATCCCTGGCGAGAGCTACCTCCCCTGCATAGACGCGCTCAACGAGCACAGAGACGCCATCGAGCCCATCGTCTGCCGCCAGGAAAGCGGCGCGGCCTACATGGCCGAGGCCTACGGCAAGCTGACGGGCGAACCCGGCATCTGCTTCGTGACGCGGGCCCGGGAGCCACTAACGCCAGCATTGGGGTGCATACGGCGTTTCAGGACTCCACCCCCATGATTTTGTTCGTGGGCCAGGTCGGCAACGACTTCTACGAGCGTGAAGCTTTTCAGGAAATCGACTATCGCCGCATGTTCGGTCAGATGGCCAAGTGGGTCGCTCAGATCGACCGCACTGACCGTATTCCTGAATTCATCGCCCGAGCTTACGCCGTCGCCACCAGCGGCCGGCCCGGGCCGGTCGTGCTGGCGCTGCCCGAAGATACGCTCTGGGGTCGTGCCGCCGTGGCGGACATGCCGCGCTACCAGCGCAGCCATAGCCATCCCGGGGCGGGCGACCTGGCCCGCATGACAGCCTTGCTCGATGCGGCCGAACGCCCCTTTCTGTTGTTGGGTGGTTCGGGCTGGACGAGTACCGCGATGGCACAGATCGCCGACTTCGCGCAGCGTTTCGAGCTTCCCGTGGGTACGGCCTGGCGCCGCCTCGAATGTTTCGATCAAAACCATGCCAATGCGGCGGGTCACGTCGGCTGGGGCATGACGCCTGCCCTGCGCGAGCGGCTGCTTCAAGCCGACCTCATACTCGCGGTCGGTACGCGAATGGGCGAGGCCACCACTGAGGGCTATACGGCCATCGAAAGCCCTCTGCCCAAGCAGAAGCTGATCCATGTCTATCCCGATGCCACGGAACTCGGGCGTGTCTTTGCCCCGACGCAAGCTATCGTCGCGGACGTGGCAAGCTTTGCGCAAGCCGCATCGCAGTTGCACCCAGGTCATCCGCGTTCGCGCGCCCATCTCGTTACCCAGGCCCGACAGGAGTATCTGGACAGCACCCTCCCCTTGCCCTCACCCGGCCCCATGAGCCTGGACGAGGCGGCAGTGAGCGTCGGAACCCGCATTCCGACCGATGCCTGCATTACCGTCGGCGCGGGAAACTACGCACTCTATCCGCACCGCTATCGTCGTTACTGCGGCCCGGGCACCAGTCTGGCTCCCACGGTCGGCTCCATGGGCTATGGGCTGCCTGCCGCCATCTCGGCCAAGTTGGAGCGCCCCGACCGCACTGTGGTCTGTTACGCCGGCGATGGCTGCTTTCAGATGAATATGCAGGAGCTCGGGGTAGCGTTGCAGTACCGCCTCGGCATTGTGGTGTTGGTCTTCAACAATGGCATGTGGGGTACGATCCGCGCCCACCAGGAGCGGGATTTTCCAGCACGCACGGTCGCGCTGACCTTTCAGAACCCCGATTTCACGCAGGTCATCCGAGGCTATGGCGGTTACGGTGAAGCCGTCGAGCGTAGCGAAGACTTCGCGCAGGCATTCGACAGGGCGTTGGCGTTTGCGGATCGCGAACATCTGCCGGCCCTGTTGGAGATTCGCTATGACCCCGATGGCATCGCGCCGGGTCAAACCTTGAGCGCAATACGCCAGACCGCACTCGCACGCCAGCAGTAA
- a CDS encoding NLPA lipofamily protein, whose protein sequence is MLALAGSAAAAPPQPLRIGVIASVANEATEIAIRQAAAQGLDIKLVEFSDWVLPNIAVADGSIDANFFQHEPFLQLFNQSRGTHLKAIDYGYSTTIGLFSKKLKRGDETPQGATIAVPNDPVNTGRALLLLERIGLIGLKPGVGHRATLQDIVANPRGIRLVQVEGSQSARTFDDVTASVTYTTFAKHAGIDEKDGLAFDNTEPDTIKRYAIRWVTTPEKTQDPRLLRFIDIYQQSP, encoded by the coding sequence ATGTTGGCGCTGGCAGGGTCGGCGGCCGCTGCGCCGCCTCAACCTCTGCGCATAGGCGTCATCGCCAGTGTGGCCAATGAAGCGACTGAAATCGCCATTCGACAGGCGGCCGCACAAGGGTTGGACATCAAGCTCGTCGAGTTCAGCGATTGGGTGCTGCCAAACATTGCCGTGGCTGATGGTTCCATTGACGCGAATTTCTTCCAGCACGAGCCTTTTCTGCAGCTCTTCAATCAGAGCCGCGGCACCCATCTCAAGGCTATCGATTATGGCTATTCGACCACCATCGGGCTCTTCTCGAAGAAACTCAAACGGGGCGACGAAACTCCTCAGGGCGCAACCATTGCGGTTCCTAACGACCCGGTAAATACCGGTCGCGCGCTGCTGCTTCTTGAGCGCATTGGGCTCATCGGCCTCAAGCCCGGCGTAGGCCACCGCGCCACCTTGCAGGATATCGTTGCCAATCCGCGCGGTATTCGTCTGGTGCAGGTCGAAGGCTCACAATCGGCACGCACCTTCGATGACGTCACCGCGTCGGTGACCTATACGACGTTCGCCAAGCACGCCGGGATCGACGAGAAGGACGGCCTGGCGTTCGACAATACCGAACCGGACACCATCAAGCGTTACGCCATCCGCTGGGTGACCACCCCGGAAAAAACGCAGGATCCGCGCCTGTTGCGCTTTATCGATATCTATCAACAATCGCCCTAG
- a CDS encoding integrase core domain protein has protein sequence MTERSMGVTRACGLVGISRSLFAYESTRSGDAALTERMKEMAVEKRRYGYRRIHVLLRREGWQANHKRIWRLYSLAGLSVRKRKRKRIAATERVVRPAAIAPNQSWSMDFVADGLAYGRRFRCLTIVDDYTRECLAIEVDTSLPGLRVAMVLQRLAEMRGLPRSITVDNGPEFAGRALDAWAYQAGVKLSFIRPGKPVENAYIESFNGKFRDECLNEHWFLSLRQAKSLIENWRVEYNTDRPHSALGYLTPAQFVQAHQKEGLLPLGSMSVPY, from the coding sequence ATGACCGAGCGCAGCATGGGTGTTACCCGGGCCTGTGGGCTGGTAGGAATTTCGCGGTCGCTGTTTGCCTACGAGAGCACACGCTCAGGCGATGCTGCGCTGACCGAGCGCATGAAAGAGATGGCAGTGGAGAAACGACGCTACGGCTATCGGAGGATCCATGTGCTCTTACGTCGCGAAGGCTGGCAAGCAAATCACAAGCGAATCTGGCGGCTGTACAGTCTGGCAGGGTTAAGCGTGCGAAAACGAAAGCGTAAGCGAATCGCGGCGACCGAGCGCGTGGTTCGCCCAGCGGCAATCGCGCCGAATCAGAGTTGGTCAATGGACTTTGTGGCCGACGGCCTAGCCTATGGCCGCCGATTCCGCTGTTTGACTATCGTCGATGACTACACTCGCGAATGCCTGGCCATCGAGGTCGATACGTCGTTGCCGGGACTGCGTGTTGCCATGGTGCTGCAACGGCTGGCGGAGATGCGTGGCCTGCCGCGATCTATTACCGTGGACAACGGGCCAGAGTTCGCCGGAAGAGCCTTGGACGCCTGGGCCTACCAAGCAGGCGTAAAGCTGTCGTTTATTCGGCCGGGTAAGCCGGTGGAGAACGCTTATATCGAAAGTTTCAACGGCAAGTTCCGCGACGAATGCCTTAACGAGCACTGGTTCTTGTCCCTGCGACAGGCTAAAAGCTTGATCGAAAACTGGCGAGTCGAGTACAACACCGATCGGCCTCACAGCGCGCTCGGATATTTAACGCCGGCGCAATTCGTGCAGGCTCATCAGAAAGAAGGTCTTTTACCCCTGGGCTCTATGTCGGTGCCGTACTAA
- a CDS encoding aldehyde dehydrogenase family protein has translation MNLHDTAYWHARAASLTISGQAYIDGSYCNAADGATFAAHSPIDGRLLANIAACGQADVDRAVAAARRSFEAGVWANLAPRERKARLLRLAALIEQDSETLALLETLDMGKPIRDALSFDLPETARCYAWYGEAIDKQYDEIAPTGPDVLATITREPLGVVAAVVPWNYPLMMAAWKLAPALAAGNSVVLKPAEQASLSALRLAGLTEEEGIPPGSSTSCRDWVQSRASAGSP, from the coding sequence ATGAATCTGCATGACACTGCCTACTGGCACGCGCGCGCGGCCAGCCTGACTATCTCCGGCCAAGCCTATATCGATGGCTCCTATTGCAATGCCGCCGACGGGGCGACGTTTGCCGCACACAGCCCCATAGATGGCAGGCTGTTGGCCAACATAGCAGCCTGTGGCCAAGCCGATGTCGATCGGGCGGTCGCCGCAGCGCGCCGCAGCTTCGAGGCTGGCGTGTGGGCGAATCTGGCGCCGCGCGAGCGCAAGGCCCGCCTGCTTAGGTTGGCAGCCCTGATCGAGCAGGACAGCGAAACACTTGCATTGCTCGAAACCCTGGACATGGGCAAACCCATCCGCGATGCGCTTAGTTTTGACCTGCCTGAGACCGCCCGCTGCTACGCCTGGTATGGCGAGGCGATCGACAAACAGTACGATGAGATTGCGCCAACCGGCCCCGATGTCTTGGCTACGATCACGCGCGAGCCTCTTGGCGTGGTGGCTGCCGTGGTGCCCTGGAATTACCCACTGATGATGGCGGCATGGAAGCTCGCTCCCGCTCTTGCCGCGGGCAATTCAGTTGTCCTGAAGCCGGCCGAACAAGCCTCGCTTTCCGCCTTGCGCCTGGCCGGCTTGACCGAAGAGGAAGGGATTCCGCCGGGGTCTTCAACGTCGTGCCGGGACTGGGTCCAGTCGCGGGCAAGCGCTGGGTCGCCATGA